One region of Miscanthus floridulus cultivar M001 chromosome 19, ASM1932011v1, whole genome shotgun sequence genomic DNA includes:
- the LOC136527445 gene encoding probable methyltransferase PMT17, whose protein sequence is MPKEQDGSPKVRHPEFQRMRVTLTIGVIGLCVTAYILGAWQGTSNGISSSLISTRTQCKDHVRSSGARLDFQAHHQVGFNESALAVEKFPPCQLKYSEYTPCQDPRRARKFPKKMMQYRERHCPKKQDMLRCLIPAPPNYNNPLQWPKSRDYAWFNNIPHRELSIEKAVQNWIHVEGDLLRFPGGGTMFPHGADAYIDDINALVPLNEGNIRTALDTGCGVASWGAYLMKRNIITMSFAPRDSHEAQVQFALERGVPAMIGVIGTERIPYPARAFDMAHCSRCLIPWNKLDGIYLIEVDRVLRPGGYWILSGPPIHWKRHYKGWERTEEDLKQEQDEIEDLAKRLCWKKVIEKGDLAIWQKPINHVECVDSRKVYDAPQICKSNDVDSAWYKKMDTCISPLPDVKSEDEVAGGALERWPKRAFAVPPRIIRGSVPGFTPKKFQEDNKVWSERVNHYKKLIPPLGKRRYRNVMDMNAGIGGFAAALMEYPLWVMNVVPSGLAHDTLGVIYERGFIGTYLDWCEAFSTYPRTYDLIHADKIFSSYQDRCDITYILLEMDRILRPEGTVIIRDNVEVLVKVQAITGGMRWKSQIMDLSGPFNPDKILVAVKTYWTGKPVEKQ, encoded by the exons ATGCCAAAAGAACAGGATGGATCCCCCAAGGTGCGCCACCCAGAATTCCAAAGGATGCGCGTAACTCTCACCATAGGCGTCATTGGTCTCTGTGTCACAGCATACATTCTTGGTGCTTGGCAAGGCACCTCAAACGGCATTAGCTCTTCCTTAATAAGTACGAGAACCCAGTGCAAAGATCATGTGCGGTCATCTGGTGCTCGCCTTGATTTCCAAGCCCACCACCAGGTGGGCTTCAATGAATCGGCGCTCGCGGTGGAGAAATTCCCACCTTGCCAGCTCAAGTACAGTGAGTATACCCCTTGCCAAGATCCAAGGAGGGCTAGGAAGTTCCCAAAGAAAATGATGCAGTACAGGGAGCGGCACTGCCCAAAGAAACAGGACATGCTCCGATGCTTGATCCCTGCGCCTCCAAACTATAACAACCCCCTCCAGTGGCCAAAAAGTCGCGACTATGCTTGGTTCAATAACATCCCTCATCGGGAGCTCAGTATTGAGAAGGCTGTTCAGAACTGGATTCATGTCGAGGGAGACCTGCTTAGATTCCCTGGAGGTGGCACCATGTTCCCACATGGTGCCGATGCTTATATTGATGACATAAATGCCCTTGTACCATTAAATGAAGGCAACATCCGAACTGCGCTTGATACTGGATGTGGG GTTGCAAGCTGGGGTGCTTATCTTATGAAGAGGAACATCATCACCATGTCTTTTGCGCCAAGGGATTCTCATGAGGCACAGGTACAGTTTGCATTGGAACGGGGGGTACCAGCCATGATTGGAGTGATAGGGACTGAAAGAATCCCATATCCCGCTAGAGCATTTGACATGGCGCACTGCTCTAGATGTTTGATCCCATGGAATAAGCTTG ACGGCATCTATCTAATTGAAGTGGACAGAGTTCTTAGACCAGGGGGCTACTGGATCCTCTCTGGGCCTCCAATCCACTGGAAGAGGCACTACAAGGGGTGGGAGAGGACAGAAGAAGACCTGAAGCAAGAGCAAGATGAGATTGAGGACTTGGCAAAACGGCTCTGCTGGAAGAAGGTCATAGAGAAAGGTGATCTTGCTATATGGCAGAAACCTATCAATCATGTAGAATGTGTTGACAGTAGGAAGGTCTATGATGCTCCGCAGATTTGTAAGAGCAATGATGTCGATTCTGCTTG GTACAAGAAGATGGACACTTGCATATCTCCTCTCCCAGATGTGAAgagtgaagatgaagttgctgGTGGAGCCCTTGAGAGATGGCCAAAAAGGGCATTTGCTGTTCCCCCAAGAATAATTCGCGGTTCAGTTCCAGGCTTCACCCCTAAGAAGTTCCAAGAGGATAACAAGGTGTGGTCAGAGAGAGTGAATCACTACAAGAAATTGATTCCACCACTGGGCAAAAGACGATACAGGAACGTGATGGACATGAATGCAGGGATAGGGGGTTTTGCAGCTGCATTGATGGAGTACCCTCTTTGGGTGATGAATGTTGTGCCTTCAGGCTTGGCCCATGACACCCTCGGTGTTATTTATGAACGAGGGTTTATTGGCACCTACCTGGACTGGTGTGAGGCTTTCTCAACGTACCCAAGGACCTACGACCTTATCCATGCTGATAAAATTTTCAGCAGTTACCAGGATAG GTGTGACATAACGTACATCCTACTGGAGATGGATCGGATTCTAAGGCCTGAAGGGACTGTGATCATCAGGGACAACGTGGAGGTGTTGGTGAAGgtacaagctatcactggaggCATGAGGTGGAAGAGCCAAATCATGGACCTCTCTGGTCCATTTAACCCTGACAAGATCCTAGTGGCAGTCAAGACTTACTGGACCGGGAAGCCCGTGGAAAAGCAATAA